From Demequina capsici:
CATCGACCAACAGAAGTGTGCCTTGGGGGGTCGCGCTCACACATGACAACCTATCGTCATGACTGACATCGACGGAGACCTGACCCGCGTCATCCCCGGCTCGCTGATGGAGCGCCTGGGCATCACCCTGCTCGAGGTCGGCGCGGACAAGGTGGTCGGGACGATGCCGGTCCTAGGCAACACCCAGCCCGTCGGCCTGCTCCACGGCGGCGCGACCGCTGCGCTGGCGGAGACCCTCGGCTCGTACGGCGCAGCGGTGCACGCCGGCCCGGGACGCACCGCAGTAGGGATCGACCTCTCCATCACGCATCACAGGGCCGTCAGAGATGGCCACGTGACCGCCACCGCGATTCCGCTGCACCTCGGCGGACGCGTCTGCTCGTACACGATCGAGGTGGTCGACGACAAGGGGATCAGGGTCGCATCGGCGCGGCTTACCTGCGTTCTCGTCCCTGATTCGCAGAATTCCGAATAGAAAGGCAGGAATCCATCCGTCTCCGTCACGTTATCGCGTCGCTACACAACCGAAACATGCCTGGTCTAGATTGACGTAATCCCTAACAGGAGGAAACAGTGACGACGACCATCGATCGCCGCGTCATCGTGCGTGCGATCGTCGTTTTCCTGCTGGCTGCGGCAGTCATCACCGTCATCTCGGTGATCATGTCCGACAGCGCGCAGGCGACTGACACGGCGACCCACGTGGTCGCCGCTGACACGTCGAGCGGC
This genomic window contains:
- a CDS encoding PaaI family thioesterase; translation: MTDIDGDLTRVIPGSLMERLGITLLEVGADKVVGTMPVLGNTQPVGLLHGGATAALAETLGSYGAAVHAGPGRTAVGIDLSITHHRAVRDGHVTATAIPLHLGGRVCSYTIEVVDDKGIRVASARLTCVLVPDSQNSE